Proteins co-encoded in one Nicotiana sylvestris chromosome 7, ASM39365v2, whole genome shotgun sequence genomic window:
- the LOC138872978 gene encoding uncharacterized protein: MAKETGSNISFQTAANIARRVEIVLAQGSGQGSDKRPCHSGGYSGSSFGGRGASPLAQPSMGRGQEARGGVQAIRGADQAARGTISVCSRDASVLFDPGSIYSYMSSYFASYLVVPHDFLSALMYFSTPVGDAIIVDHVYHSCVFTIGSLKTCVDLLLLDMVDFDVILGMDWLSPYHAILDCHAKMVILTLPGLPRLEWRGTPNHSTNRVISYVKARHMVENGCLSYLAYICDSSAEVPSMDSVPVVREFLEVFHANLSGMPPDRYIDFCIDLAPGTQPISILPYHMAPPELKELKEQLQELLDNGFIRPSVSH, translated from the exons atggccaaggagactgggAGTAATATTTCTTTTCAGACGGCTGCCAATATTGCCAGGCGAGTCGAGATAGTTCTAGCTCAAGGGAGTGGTCAAGGGTCTGACAAGAGACCTTGTCATTCTGGTGGATACAGTGGTTCCTCATTtggaggcaggg GTGCTTCACCGCTCGCTCAGCCATCTATGGGTAGGGGTCAGGAAGCTAGAGGTGGAgttcaggccattagaggtgcagatcaggctgctagag gtacgatttcagtttgcagtagagatgcctcagttctatttgatccaggttcTATTTATTCCTacatgtcatcctattttgcttcatatttggttgtgcctcatgatttTTTGAGTGCTCTTATGTATTTTTCCACACCTGTGGGAGATGCTATCATTGTAGATCATGTTTATCATTCGTGTGTTTTTACCATTGGGAGTCTTAAGACttgtgtagatctcctacttctcgatatggttgattttgatgtcattttgggtatggattggttatcaccttatcatgctatattggattgtcacgccaagatggTGATCTTAaccttgccggggttgcctcgattagagtggagagggactcctaacCATTCTACCAatagggttatctcttatgtgaaggctcgacatatggtcgagaatggGTGTTTATCTTATTTGGCTTATATCTGCGATTCTAGTgcagaggttccttctatggattcagtaccggttgttcgtgagtttctagaggtatttcATGCAaacctgtcggggatgccacctgACAGATATatcgacttctgtattgatttggctccgggcactcagcctatttccattctgccataccatatggccccgccagagttgaaagaattgaaggagcagttgcaagagttgcttgataatggctttattagacctagtgtctctcaTTAG